Proteins co-encoded in one Anguilla anguilla isolate fAngAng1 chromosome 16, fAngAng1.pri, whole genome shotgun sequence genomic window:
- the LOC118215283 gene encoding leukotriene B4 receptor 1-like — MAEGFSGVTVGACVILALSFLVGAPGNLLVIWTILRHVKRRSHTVVLILHLAAADLLVLVTLPLWIYSFARSWVFGEAACKAMVYIIYSCMYSSVFLITAMSVERFLAVCYPVASLHWKSKENVLSKVLLALWLAAFLFSVPVIPTQALDKEGGEEQCLYREYSSAGQEAACLLLEILVGFVVPFSVLAVCYGCLLGRIKQMTFKTKQKSTALIAAVVAVFLLCWLPHQVGNVLSLVSISAKESSPKTAVSLEAARETVSLIAGAMVFVSSSVNPLLYVFAARYFRGSFRVTGIRRLFHHISHSGTGEGAKELSVVSRSKSSQSELTKCSTDTKVFTDVDLNACEDISP, encoded by the coding sequence ATGGCGGAAGGCTTTTCAGGGGTAACCGTGGGGGCCTGTGTGATTCTGGCACTGTCCTTCCTGGTGGGCGCTCCAGGGAACCTGTTGGTGATCTGGACGATCCTGCGGCACGTAAAGCGGCGCTCCCACACCGTGGTGCTCATCCTCCACCTCGCTGCCGCTGACCTGCTCGTCCTCGTCACCCTGCCGCTGTGGATATACTCCTTCGCCCGCTCCTGGGTCTTCGGCGAGGCCGCGTGCAAAGCCATGGTCTACATCATCTATTCCTGCATGTACAGCAGCGTGTTCCTCATCACCGCTATGAGCGTGGAGAGGTTCTTGGCCGTCTGCTACCCCGTGGCCTCCCTCCACTGGAAGAGCAAGGAGAACGTCCTGAGCAAGGTTCTGCTAGCCCTCTGGCTCGCGGCTTTCCTCTTCAGTGTTCCCGTCATTCCCACGCAGGCGCTGGACAAGGAGGGCGGAGAGGAGCAGTGCCTGTACAGGGAGTACTCCTCGGCTGGTCAGGAGGCGGCGTGTCTGCTGCTGGAGATCCTGGTGGGCTTCGTCGTGCCCTTCTCCGTCCTGGCGGTGTGCTACGGCTGCCTGCTGGGCCGCATCAAGCAGATGACCTTCAAGACCAAGCAGAAATCCACGGCCCTCATCGCTGCCGTGGTGGCCGTCTTCCTCCTGTGCTGGCTCCCTCACCAGGTGGGCAATGTGCTATCCCTGGTCAGCATCAGCGCAAAGGAATCCAGTCCCAAAACTGCAGTCAGCCTGGAGGCCGCCAGAGAAACGGTGAGCTTAATCGCAGGAGCCATGGTCTTCGTCAGCAGCTCGGTGAACCCACTGCTTTACGTCTTCGCTGCCCGTTACTTCCGAGGCTCCTTCCGGGTCACTGGGATACGGAGGCTCTTCCACCACATTTCTCACTCAGGTACAGGTGAAGGAGCCAAAGAGCTGTCCGTTGTGTCTAGAAGCAAAAGCTCCCAAAGCGAGTTGACCaagtgcagtacagacacaaaaGTATTTACAGATGTCGACCTTAATGCGTGTGAAGATATTTCCCCCTGA
- the LOC118215282 gene encoding leukotriene B4 receptor 1-like codes for METISYPPIFLAEVGHKMNSSRSFGHNETVVDQWETLGRPIACVILALSFLVGAPGNLLVIWTILRHVKRRSHTVVLILHLAAADLLVLVTLPLWIYSFAHSWVFGEAACKAMVYIINSCMYSSVFLITAMSVERFVAVRYPFRLMSLRRKEMMNKLLIAIWILAFLFGIPTILSHCVGELSGTQQCLFQEHGTLGQELAILLLETLVGFVIPFLILITCYSLLSRDLKQLNYSSKQKTAILINSVVIAFAVCWLPYHVLNLVSFVSSLTEKSNEVADFLQSGTFISGALAFISSSANPVLYAFAAKSFQGSLRESGLLKLFQEIATHTHKTKGTASSSLDKPNGVDHIEQMEV; via the coding sequence ATGGAAACTATTTCCTATCCCCCTATCTTCCTCGCAGAAGTTGGACATAAGATGAATAGCTCTCGCAGCTTTGGGCACAATGAGACAGTAGTAGACCAATGGGAAACATTAGGGAGACCAATAGCCTGTGTGATTCTGGCACTGTCCTTCCTGGTGGGCGCTCCAGGGAACCTGTTGGTGATTTGGACGATCCTGCGGCACGTAAAGCGGCGCTCCCACACCGTGGTGCTCATCCTCCACCTCGCTGCCGCTGACCTGCTCGTCCTCGTCACCCTGCCGCTGTGGATATACTCCTTCGCCCACTCCTGGGTCTTCGGCGAGGCCGCGTGCAAAGCCATGGTCTACATCATCAATTCCTGCATGTACAGCAGCGTGTTCCTCATCACCGCCATGAGCGTGGAGAGGTTCGTGGCTGTGCGCTACCCCTTCCGTTTGATGAGCTTGAGAAGGAAAGAAATGATGAACAAGTTGTTGATTGCCATTTGGATCCTGGCATTTCTGTTCGGCATACCAACCATTCTGAGCCACTGCGTCGGTGAACTGAGCGGGACACAGCAATGTCTTTTCCAGGAGCACGGCACGTTGGGCCAGGAGCTGGCCATCCTGCTGCTGGAAACCTTGGTGGGCTTCGTGATaccatttctcattttaatcaCCTGCTACAGCCTACTGTCCAGAGACTTGAAGCAGCTGAACTACAGCAGCAAACAGAAGACCGCTATTCTGATAAACAGCGTGGTCATTGCCTTTGCAGTGTGCTGGCTCCCTTACCATGTTCTCAACCTCGTCAGCTTCGTAAGCAGCCTGACGGAGAAGTCGAACGAAGTGGCTGACTTCCTACAGAGCGGCACCTTCATTTCTGGGGCGCTCGCATTCATTAGCAGCTCAGCCAATCCCGTGTTGTATGCCTTTGCGGCGAAGAGCTTCCAGGGCAGCCTGAGAGAGTCCGGACTTCTGAAGCTCTTTCAGGAGATCGCCACTCACACCCACAAGACAAAAGGGACGGCAAGCTCATCCTTGGACAAGCCAAACGGCGTCGATCACATCGAACAGATGGAAGTGTAA